The Danio rerio strain Tuebingen ecotype United States chromosome 10, GRCz12tu, whole genome shotgun sequence genome contains a region encoding:
- the kcnip1b gene encoding Kv channel-interacting protein 1b isoform 2 (isoform 2 is encoded by transcript variant 2), which produces MGVVLGTFSMHTKQVSYRTDKVDDELEMTMVCHRPEGLEQLEAQTNFSKQELQVLYRGFKNECPSGVVNEDTFKHIYAQFFPHGDASTYAHYLFHAFDTRNNGSIKFEDFVMGLSTLLRGTVRDKLEWTFHLYDINKDGFINKEEMTEIVRAIYDMMGKYTYPALKGDVPKAHVDAFFEKMDKNKDGVVTLEEFVLACQEDENMMRSMQLFENVM; this is translated from the exons ATAAAGTAGATGATGAATTAGAGATGACAATGGTCTGCCATCGACCGGAGGGTCTCGAACAGCTCGAGGCGCAGACAAACTTCTCCAAGCAAGAGCTACAAGTTCTATACAGAGGTTTCAAAAAT GAGTGTCCAAGTGGAGTGGTGAATGAGgacacttttaaacacatttatgcACAATTTTTTCCACATGGAG ATGCCAGCACATATGCACATTATCTCTTCCATGCGTTCGACACCAGAAATAATGGATCAATAAAATTTGAG GACTTTGTGATGGGACTATCCACTCTATTGCGGGGGACAGTCAGAGATAAGCTGGAATGGACATTTCATCTCTATGACATCAACAAAGATGGATTCATCAATAAGGAG GAAATGACAGAGATAGTGAGAGCGATCTACGACATGATGGGGAAATACACATATCCAGCTTTAAAAGGAGACGTACCAAAGGCGCATGTGGATGCTTTCTTTGAG AAAATGGACAAAAACAAAGATGGAGTTGTAACATTGGAGGAGTTTGTCCTTGCCTGCCAAGAG GATGAAAATATGATGAGATCCATGCAGCTCTTCGAAAACGTGATGTAG
- the kcnip1b gene encoding Kv channel-interacting protein 1b isoform 1 (isoform 1 is encoded by transcript variant 1) encodes MGAVVGTLTMQTRQRQPSRDKVDDELEMTMVCHRPEGLEQLEAQTNFSKQELQVLYRGFKNECPSGVVNEDTFKHIYAQFFPHGDASTYAHYLFHAFDTRNNGSIKFEDFVMGLSTLLRGTVRDKLEWTFHLYDINKDGFINKEEMTEIVRAIYDMMGKYTYPALKGDVPKAHVDAFFEKMDKNKDGVVTLEEFVLACQEDENMMRSMQLFENVM; translated from the exons ATAAAGTAGATGATGAATTAGAGATGACAATGGTCTGCCATCGACCGGAGGGTCTCGAACAGCTCGAGGCGCAGACAAACTTCTCCAAGCAAGAGCTACAAGTTCTATACAGAGGTTTCAAAAAT GAGTGTCCAAGTGGAGTGGTGAATGAGgacacttttaaacacatttatgcACAATTTTTTCCACATGGAG ATGCCAGCACATATGCACATTATCTCTTCCATGCGTTCGACACCAGAAATAATGGATCAATAAAATTTGAG GACTTTGTGATGGGACTATCCACTCTATTGCGGGGGACAGTCAGAGATAAGCTGGAATGGACATTTCATCTCTATGACATCAACAAAGATGGATTCATCAATAAGGAG GAAATGACAGAGATAGTGAGAGCGATCTACGACATGATGGGGAAATACACATATCCAGCTTTAAAAGGAGACGTACCAAAGGCGCATGTGGATGCTTTCTTTGAG AAAATGGACAAAAACAAAGATGGAGTTGTAACATTGGAGGAGTTTGTCCTTGCCTGCCAAGAG GATGAAAATATGATGAGATCCATGCAGCTCTTCGAAAACGTGATGTAG
- the npm1a gene encoding nucleophosmin 1a (The RefSeq protein has 1 substitution, 1 non-frameshifting indel compared to this genomic sequence) translates to MDLEQMGPQTFLYGCELKAGKDITFNPEDDDYDHQLSVRMACVDPSTKDELNVVEIEGQDSEGQKVKAVLATLKPSTLPSVCLGGFEITPPVVFRLRTGSGPVHISGQHLVIMGGDQSFDEEEEEEEEEETVMTSKKRPALSTPKPSKKMKMDEEDDDDDDEDDDDEDDDEEDESEEESPVKEKKAPAKPKTPTQNGKGPKPSTPAKQTPQKGKKEQTPKTPQTPRTLADIKSKMMESVAKGVSLPKVQLKFENYVNNCFKGTDPKVVEELWKWRQTVK, encoded by the exons ATGGATCTCGAACAGATGGGTCCCCAAACCTTCCTGTACG GTTGTGAACTGAAAGCAGGCAAGGATATCACGTTTAATCCAGAGGATGATGATTATGATCATCAATTATCGGTTAGAATG GCCTGTGTGGATCCCTCGACAAAAGATGAATTGAATGTTGTGGAGATTGAAGGACAAGATTCAGAGGGTCAGAAGGTCAAGGCAGTTCTAGCAACACTCAAGCCTTCAACTCTCCCAAGT GTATGTTTGGGTGGGTTTGAGATCACGCCACCGGTTGTTTTCCGTCTGCGCACTGGTTCTGGTCCGGTTCACATTAGTGGACAGCATCTTGTTA TCATGGGAGGAGATCAGTCTtttgatgaggaggaggaggaggaggaagaagaggaaacCGTGATGACATCCAAGAAGAGGCCAGCGCTGTCAACTCCAAAGCCTTCA AAAAAAATGAAGATGGATGAGGAAGATGACGATGATGA TGATgaggacgatgatgatgatgaagatgacgatgaggaagatgaaagtgaagaggagTCACCTGTGAAA GAAAAGAAAGCACCAGCGAAACCAAAGACCCCTACACAGAATGGAAAAGGACCCAAACCCAGTACACCTGCTAAACAG ACTCCACAAAAGGGCAAGAAAGAACAGACACCCAAAATGCCACAAACACCACGGACTTTAGCCGATATCAAGTCCAAGATGATGGAGAGTGTAGCAAAG GGTGTGTCATTACCAAAAGTACAGCTGAAGTTTGAGAACTATGTGAATAACTGCTTCAAAGGCACAGATCCAAAG GTTGTTGAGGAGCTCTGGAAGTGGAGACAGactgtcaaataa